The genomic segment GGTCAGTTAAAAGTCCCTCACATGAATGTTCATTAGCCGATGAGTAGAATTTGTTGTGACACTTTTTACTACGGCACTTTTTACAAAGGGTTAAAATAACTTTATACTAACAAACTAATTAACTAAATTATTTACTAACATACATACTAACTTTGTTAATagttcttttgttgttttctaatAGCCTGTAAGACATTTTGGGTTGCCATGCTGTGGAAAATCCTTTTAGCTGATGTTTGCTAAAAGTGAGGTTATATGTGTTTATTGTTTGGTAATGAATTCTCAataagttgttttaaaaaaaaagcctatatTGTCCAGAAGGGAAGAGGTGGATATTATCAATCAgtaaaagctattttttttcacaaccttCTCAGCAATGAATCTAATTATTGACTTATAACCAGAGGTGAAAATTAATTGAGTGCATTAATACTCAGATGCTGACAAATTCTTCCACTAACATTTCAGAGATACATGTTGTAACGTTTAAGGGCTCCGAGTACTTCATCCACTAATGTTTATAAAAGAACATTAACATCGGGTGTATAAAACACCAATAAGGGTAATTAGTCACCATTATACCAAACCCGttataatgttgttgttgttttttttatcacagtggTACCACATGTAATCGTGTCTCTGTTCAGCTCTGACCAGATCAATCGTCGTGGGCTACTCACTCTGTGGCCCGCGGAGGCCCAGGCTGGGCGCAGAGCTCCTGTTCCCCAGCAGCTCGTATCTGAAGCCCATCGTGCGCCTGCTCCAGTGGCCCTCGCCCCGCGGGCTGGCTTGCAGGTAGATCGCGGGCCTGCGCGGTCCATCTGCGCGGAAACAGAACACCTggcgccgctgctgctgcgaccGCGCGTCGTCCGTCGCCAGCAGCTCCAGGTCCCCGCCGCGTTCCACGAACACGCTGGCTCCGCGCAACGAGGGGGACGGTTTGATGCAGACGGTGGTGCGCGGGTTGGAGGACAGGTTCGGCTCCAGAACCACCCTGAGGGCTTGGCCCGGGTAGACCCACCTCACCGAGCCCTCGGTGCAGCGCAGCCGCACCTGCAGAACGAGCCTGGAGTCCGCGGCAGCTGCAAAACCGCTGGATTTAGCGGGAAAATGACAATTTTCAAAAACCCCGATTCGACGGGGCGAAATGTGTCTCCATTTAAATAGCTGCTGCAATAGTAACTCCATCAATGGTTAATCAATAATTTACTTTTGCATTTTAGATTCAGCCATAATCCACTGTTAAAAACAGATTAAAGTAAGAAACAATTCGACTGAGTGGTGTTGGAGTCACTGGTGATACAGTTATAAACGTTGTTAAACCATTATTGATCAAACATTTCTTACGTTCTAATCAGACAGTATATTTGTAAAGGTCAATAAGTCATTGGTCAAGCCATAAGAGCGGCGATGTTAATAAACGGAACAGTCAAATGGTCTTTAACCTTATCCAAGTTATGTTTTGTAACGTTTTTACTAATACATCAAGTATTAGTAAAAGATTTATTAAACATTAACGATAATTAGTAACAGTTCTAATCCTCCTTTATAAATAATCCCCTTGTAGTTGCgttcaaatgcaaaacaaacaaacaaacaacaacaataactcaTAACTCAATAAGCTCCTCACCTCCCGGTCCAGTTGCACAGATCGGTTGCGCCGTGTTGTAACTGCAGAGCTAGAAAATGCACC from the Scophthalmus maximus strain ysfricsl-2021 chromosome 17, ASM2237912v1, whole genome shotgun sequence genome contains:
- the LOC118288870 gene encoding meteorin-like protein isoform X1, which encodes MFSNVIVVVHFLALQLQHGATDLCNWTGSGFAAAADSRLVLQVRLRCTEGSVRWVYPGQALRVVLEPNLSSNPRTTVCIKPSPSLRGASVFVERGGDLELLATDDARSQQQRRQVFCFRADGPRRPAIYLQASPRGEGHWSRRTMGFRYELLGNRSSAPSLGLRGPQTSCRPCNDTELLMAVCNSDFVVRGHIKNISHNSESQTSSVEVSAARVYWQRSGVFERRVSPRSPRPISSWRGHIHTLLRCHVKPGDGEFLFTGSEHFGEAWLGCAPHYKDFLSVYQTARAARRNSCDFPLD
- the LOC118288870 gene encoding meteorin-like protein isoform X3; translated protein: MFSNVIVVVHFLALQLQHGATDLCNWTGSGFAAAADSRLVLQVRLRCTEGSVRWVYPGQALRVVLEPNLSSNPRTTVCIKPSPSLRGASVFVERGGDLELLATDDARSQQQRRQVFCFRADGPRRPAIYLQASPRGEGHWSRRTMGFRYELLGNRSSAPSLGLRGPQTSCRPCNDTELLMAVCNSDFGGIQYHQQGKATELVAENTFGGEEQEQTSRVVLRRGSERGRPLSLSHHRPRPWETEKGSGCRSLFVLLPTSTVVHFAASV
- the LOC118288870 gene encoding meteorin-like protein isoform X2, which encodes MFSNVIVVVHFLALQLQHGATDLCNWTGSGFAAAADSRLVLQVRLRCTEGSVRWVYPGQALRVVLEPNLSSNPRTTVCIKPSPSLRGASVFVERGGDLELLATDDARSQQQRRQVFCFRADGPRRPAIYLQASPRGEGHWSRRTMGFRYELLGNRSSAPSLGLRGPQMVRGHIKNISHNSESQTSSVEVSAARVYWQRSGVFERRVSPRSPRPISSWRGHIHTLLRCHVKPGDGEFLFTGSEHFGEAWLGCAPHYKDFLSVYQTARAARRNSCDFPLD